The Erigeron canadensis isolate Cc75 chromosome 4, C_canadensis_v1, whole genome shotgun sequence genome window below encodes:
- the LOC122596896 gene encoding translation initiation factor IF-2-like, producing the protein MWSAQYLGQEFVRPDPNPAFSPPPIHVPPYRQGGGSFFSMSTQGGMSPRPHDLGGSPRSPMQFGTFTGGDAGVSSSMPSFPVDTGSGFADFAGGSGGFAAGGSGYAGDQSGGGYGGSGSGAGDASEQATR; encoded by the coding sequence ATGTGGAGCGCCCAGTATTTAGGACAGGAGTTTGTCCGACCTGACCCGAATCCTGCTTTCAGCCCTCCACCCATCCATGTTCCCCCATATCGACAGGGAGGTGGTTCCTTCTTTTCTATGTCTACCCAGGGTGGTATGTCTCCACGACCTCATGATTTGGGAGGATCTCCTAGATCACCGATGCAGTTTGGCACATTTACAGGTGGTGATGCTGGTGTTTCCTCTTCTATGCCTAGTTTTCCTGTAGATACTGGCTCTGGATTCGCTGATTTTGCTGGAGGCTCAGGAGGTTTTGCTGCTGGTGGTTCTGGATATGCAGGTGATCAGTCAGGAGGTGGTTATGGTGGCTCTGGCTCAGGAGCGGGAGATGCATCGGAGCAGGCTACTCGCTAG